The Vicingus serpentipes genome includes the window TCAATAATAAAAGTATTGGTATTTGCTTTTAATAAAACACTAAATAATAAGAAAGCAATAAAAATAATAAATCTCATTTCGACGAAATTAAATAAATAGAGTACTATTCTTTTAACTATATATTTAAAGATAATAACACCTTTTTGTTTATTTTATTAGACTAATTTATTAATTTTAGTAAACTACTTTAAATTTATAAAATATGGAGGTTATAGATAAAACAGGAGCATTATTTCAAATAGATGAAATATTTAAATATAAAGACTTAATTGATAGGGAAGACCGTGAGGTTTTAAAAGCAATTATTAATAAAGAAGACGAAAAGTCTTTAGCTTTTTATAATCGTTTTTTAGAAATGGTTATTGATGAAGCCGATCATAAGTTGAACAAGACCGAATTTGCCGGCTTAAGAAATGAGCTTGTTGCAGAAATGAAGTCTCATTTAGGAAATTAATAGCTATTTCTTTTCCAAGAAAATTTCAGCAATTATACAGCGAGCACTACCGCCACCAATAGTTTCAATAGTGGGTATTTTTAAAGGAAGCAACTTCGCATTATTTTCTATTACTTGCTTTTGAGTAATTGTTAAGCTGTTAAATGCACTTTGCGATAGTGCTACTATTTTATTGTTGTCTTTATTAGTTAATTCTAACATGTTCCCCGCAAAGCTTTTTAGTTGCTGATAATCAATATCAACTATTGCTAAACCTGATTTTTTTAATGAAGAAATAACTTTTTCTTTTTCAGGAATATCTTTTATGCTTTCCAAACAAATAGTTGCAAACTTAGTTCCTATACACATCATTACATTTGTATGGTAGATAGGATTATTATTACTATCAACTGATTTAAAACTTATGGGTTGATAGCCTAAAATTTCACACACTTCTTCAAATATTTTTTTGTCGGTTCTTTCCGATAAACAAGCGTAAGCAATTTTAGCTTTATGATTAAAAACTATACTACCGGTTCCTTCTAGAAATCTATTTTGAGATTCATAATGCCTTAAATCTACAAGCTCTTTAATTTCAAAACAAGTAGCAATTTGATTTATAAAATCTTCATTTACTTCAGTTCTTCTATTTGGTGCTAACATTGGATAGATAATTACTTTTCCAATTTCATGCAGTGAAATCCAATTATTCGGGAAAATAGCATCAGGATTAATAGGAGTGGAAGTATCATTAAAAACAATAACGTTTACACCATTTGAAATTAAAGTGTTTTCAAAATCATTAAATTCTGCTAATACCACCTCATTTAAAGATGTGTTACTTTCTTTAATGGTATTTTGAAATGCATTTGATTGAACAGTTTCATTATTAAACCCAAAATTAGCTGGTTTAACTAAGAAAATATGTTTTGTTGATTGTTGGCTCATAAAAAGCTAAAATTAGCGAATTTTAGTTGTGATAAAACAATTTCAATATTACCTTTAGCCCATGTCAATAAAGACCTTATTAATAACTCCTCCGTTTACTCAGTTAAACACACCATATCCTGCAACAGCTTATTTAAAAGGGTTTTTAGATGCGCAAAATTTAGAGGTTGAGCAGTGTGATTTAAGTATCGAATTATTTAATAAGGTTTTTACTAAAGATTTTATTTCAAATGCTTTTAACATAGCTCAACAGCATAATAGCTTTCAG containing:
- the ctlX gene encoding citrulline utilization hydrolase CtlX, with protein sequence MSQQSTKHIFLVKPANFGFNNETVQSNAFQNTIKESNTSLNEVVLAEFNDFENTLISNGVNVIVFNDTSTPINPDAIFPNNWISLHEIGKVIIYPMLAPNRRTEVNEDFINQIATCFEIKELVDLRHYESQNRFLEGTGSIVFNHKAKIAYACLSERTDKKIFEEVCEILGYQPISFKSVDSNNNPIYHTNVMMCIGTKFATICLESIKDIPEKEKVISSLKKSGLAIVDIDYQQLKSFAGNMLELTNKDNNKIVALSQSAFNSLTITQKQVIENNAKLLPLKIPTIETIGGGSARCIIAEIFLEKK